A genome region from Capsicum annuum cultivar UCD-10X-F1 unplaced genomic scaffold, UCD10Xv1.1 ctg73354, whole genome shotgun sequence includes the following:
- the LOC107864220 gene encoding protein NRT1/ PTR FAMILY 5.2 isoform X2 codes for MIMATSQYVDENGHDDGYTKDGTVDLKGNPILRSKTGGWKACSFIVVYEVFERMAYYGISSNLVIYLTEKLHQGTVKSSNNVTNWVGTIWMTPILGAYFADAFLGRYWTFLIACGIYFLGMSLLTLAVSIHGLKPPPCANPTATDCKKASTLQLAVFFGALYTLAIGTGGTKPNISTIGADQFDEFHPKEKSQKLSFFNWWMFSIFLGTLFANTVLVYIQDNVGWSLGYGLPTLGLVISIMLFLAGSAFYRHKKPRGSPFTRMARVIIAALRKWNVQVPSDPKELYELDLGEYTKNGKVRIDSTPTLRFLNKACVKVDTTDPWMLCSVTQVEETKQMLRMIPILVATFIPSTMIAQINTLFVKQGTTLKRNIADAFLEVAKIEFFYDQAPEGMKSLGTSYSMTSLGVGNFISSFLLSTVSDITKKHGNHRGWILNNLNASHLDYYYAFLAILNLLNFIFFLFVSKFYVYKAEVSDSLAVLRQELEIGSKHRVTNSQEVSTNRHVNGST; via the exons ATGATCATGGCAACTTCTCAATATGTGGATGAAAATGGACATGATGATGGATACACAAAAGATGGAACTGTGGATCTCAAAGGCAATCCTATTCTTAGATCAAAGACAGGTGGATGGAAAGCTTGCTCCTTCATTGTTG TATATGAGGTGTTCGAACGTATGGCATATTATGGGATATCATCAAACTTAGTAATATATTTAACAGAGAAGTTGCATCAAGGGACAGTGAAATCTTCAAACAATGTGACAAATTGGGTGGGGACTATATGGATGACTCCTATCTTAGGCGCCTACTTTGCTGACGCCTTTCTTGGACGTTATTGGACTTTCTTGATTGCTTGTGGCATTTATTTCTTG GGTATGTCACTACTAACACTAGCAGTATCAATCCATGGCCTAAAGCCACCTCCTTGTGCCAATCCAACTGCAACTGACTGCAAAAAAGCATCAACACTTCAACTAGCTGTCTTCTTTGGTGCACTCTACACCTTAGCCATCGGCACGGGTGGCACAAAGCCCAACATCTCGACGATAGGCGCCGACCAATTCGACGAATTTCACCCTAAggaaaaatcacaaaaacttTCATTTTTCAATTGGTGGATGTTCAGTATTTTCCTAGGGACACTATTTGCTAACACTGTGCTTGTGTACATTCAAGACAATGTGGGCTGGTCCCTTGGATATGGGCTTCCAACATTGGGCCTTGTTATATCTATAATGTTATTTTTGGCTGGATCAGCTTTTTATAGACATAAAAAGCCCAGAGGAAGCCCATTTACAAGAATGGCTAGAGTCATTATTGCTGCATTAAGGAAATGGAATGTTCAAGTTCCTAGTGATCCAAAAGAGTTGTATGAGCTTGATTTGGGAGAATATACCAAGAACGGAAAAGTTAGAATTGACTCCACTCCCACTTTAAG GTTTTTGAATAAAGCTTGTGTTAAAGTAGATACAACTGATCCATGGATGTTATGTTCAGTTACTCAAGTGGAAGAGACTAAGCAAATGCTAAGAATGATACCAATCTTGGTTGCAACATTCATTCCAAGCACAATGATAGCTCAAATCAACACACTTTTTGTCAAGCAAGGCACAACTCTTAAGAGAAACATTG CTGATGCATTCTTGGAAGTTGCCAAGATTGAGTTTTTCTATGATCAAGCACCAGAAGGCATGAAAAGTCTAGGAACTTCTTATTCAATGACTAGTCTTGGTGTTGGGAATTTCATTAGTAGCTTCTTGCTATCGACAGTTTCTGATATTACCAAAAAGCATGGGAATCACAGAGGATGGATACTAAACAACCTGAATGCATCTCATCTTGACTATTACTACGCGTTCTTGGCGATACTCAACTTATTGAACTTCATCTTTTTCCTGTTTGTTAGCAAGTTTTATGTGTACAAAGCTGAAGTCTCTGATTCACTGGCTGTGCTAAGGCAAGAATTGGAGATCGGATCAAAACATCGTGTAACTAATAGCCAAGAAGTTTCAACCAACAGACACGTTAATGGTTCTACATAG
- the LOC107864221 gene encoding uncharacterized protein LOC107864221, with the protein MPGEGQDLSKVHVTSMLIGGMVKQKFKNHKIKYNATEIKNDIKKDFGVDLTYTLCWRVKERALEELKGKSSASYGKLPSYLYVLNTTYPESHVRMKKIDGNEFLYVFIALNAFIKGFDHCRPVVVVDASHLRGMYIGAFVTACTMDGAGHIFPLAYGVIDSENDASWMWFFQNLKKAYGER; encoded by the exons ATGCCTGGtgaaggacaagatctatccaaagtgcatgttactagtatgttgataggtggtatggttaaacaaaaattcaagaaccacaaaataaaatacaatgcgacggaaataaaaaatgacataaagaaagattttggtgtggatttgacatacactttatgttggagggTCAAAGAAAGAGCGTTAGAAGAGTTGAAGGGTAAGTCATCAGCATCTTATGGGAAACTGCCATCATACTTATATGTACTGAATACTACCTATCCAGAGTCACATGtaagaatgaagaaaatagaTGGGAATGAGTTCTTGTACGTATTTATCGCTCTAAATGCATTCATTAAGGGATTCGATCATTGTAGACCagtcgtagttgttgatgctagtcattTGAGAGGAATGTATATTGGGGCATTTGTAACAGCATGTAcaatggatggagcag GTCATATATTCCCTTTGGCATATGGTGtgattgattctgaaaatgatgcatcatGGATGTGGTTCTTTCAGAATCTAAAGAAAGCGTATGGGGAAAGATAA
- the LOC107864220 gene encoding protein NRT1/ PTR FAMILY 5.2 isoform X3, with amino-acid sequence MSLLTLAVSIHGLKPPPCANPTATDCKKASTLQLAVFFGALYTLAIGTGGTKPNISTIGADQFDEFHPKEKSQKLSFFNWWMFSIFLGTLFANTVLVYIQDNVGWSLGYGLPTLGLVISIMLFLAGSAFYRHKKPRGSPFTRMARVIIAALRKWNVQVPSDPKELYELDLGEYTKNGKVRIDSTPTLRFLNKACVKVDTTDPWMLCSVTQVEETKQMLRMIPILVATFIPSTMIAQINTLFVKQGTTLKRNIGNFSIPPASLHAFVTISLLVSVVLYDRFFMKIAKRLTKNPRGINILQRMGIGMAFHIVIMLVASFVERHRLSVAREHGLVESGKQVPLSIFILLPQFILMGTADAFLEVAKIEFFYDQAPEGMKSLGTSYSMTSLGVGNFISSFLLSTVSDITKKHGNHRGWILNNLNASHLDYYYAFLAILNLLNFIFFLFVSKFYVYKAEVSDSLAVLRQELEIGSKHRVTNSQEVSTNRHVNGST; translated from the exons ATGTCACTACTAACACTAGCAGTATCAATCCATGGCCTAAAGCCACCTCCTTGTGCCAATCCAACTGCAACTGACTGCAAAAAAGCATCAACACTTCAACTAGCTGTCTTCTTTGGTGCACTCTACACCTTAGCCATCGGCACGGGTGGCACAAAGCCCAACATCTCGACGATAGGCGCCGACCAATTCGACGAATTTCACCCTAAggaaaaatcacaaaaacttTCATTTTTCAATTGGTGGATGTTCAGTATTTTCCTAGGGACACTATTTGCTAACACTGTGCTTGTGTACATTCAAGACAATGTGGGCTGGTCCCTTGGATATGGGCTTCCAACATTGGGCCTTGTTATATCTATAATGTTATTTTTGGCTGGATCAGCTTTTTATAGACATAAAAAGCCCAGAGGAAGCCCATTTACAAGAATGGCTAGAGTCATTATTGCTGCATTAAGGAAATGGAATGTTCAAGTTCCTAGTGATCCAAAAGAGTTGTATGAGCTTGATTTGGGAGAATATACCAAGAACGGAAAAGTTAGAATTGACTCCACTCCCACTTTAAG GTTTTTGAATAAAGCTTGTGTTAAAGTAGATACAACTGATCCATGGATGTTATGTTCAGTTACTCAAGTGGAAGAGACTAAGCAAATGCTAAGAATGATACCAATCTTGGTTGCAACATTCATTCCAAGCACAATGATAGCTCAAATCAACACACTTTTTGTCAAGCAAGGCACAACTCTTAAGAGAAACATTGGTAATTTCAGCATCCCTCCAGCTAGTCTACATGCTTTCGTTACCATATCGTTGTTAGTGTCCGTTGTGCTCTATGACCGATTCTTCATGAAAATCGCgaaaagattgacaaaaaatCCAAGAGGTATAAACATACTTCAGAGAATGGGAATTGGAATGGCTTTCCATATTGTGATCATGTTAGTTGCATCGTTCGTTGAGAGGCATAGGCTTAGTGTAGCTAGGGAACATGGTCTAGTTGAAAGTGGAAAACAAGTACCGTTATCTATATTCATTTTGTTACCTCAATTCATTCTTATGGGAACAGCTGATGCATTCTTGGAAGTTGCCAAGATTGAGTTTTTCTATGATCAAGCACCAGAAGGCATGAAAAGTCTAGGAACTTCTTATTCAATGACTAGTCTTGGTGTTGGGAATTTCATTAGTAGCTTCTTGCTATCGACAGTTTCTGATATTACCAAAAAGCATGGGAATCACAGAGGATGGATACTAAACAACCTGAATGCATCTCATCTTGACTATTACTACGCGTTCTTGGCGATACTCAACTTATTGAACTTCATCTTTTTCCTGTTTGTTAGCAAGTTTTATGTGTACAAAGCTGAAGTCTCTGATTCACTGGCTGTGCTAAGGCAAGAATTGGAGATCGGATCAAAACATCGTGTAACTAATAGCCAAGAAGTTTCAACCAACAGACACGTTAATGGTTCTACATAG
- the LOC124885336 gene encoding uncharacterized protein LOC124885336, with product MCVVSDRNPSIIKAVSDVYNDVSHYACCTSHKIYIPCAHACAVLEKKNFEKGPYCCDLFKPKTVLKTYDVPIYPLPHKDDWLISESVLDEIVLPPNFKRPSGRPAEKDRGKSGRNMFGKKNINSCGACVAKGHNRRSCRKYQK from the exons ATGTGTGTTGTTTCTGATaggaatccaagcatcataaaaGCTGTTAGCGATGTGTACAACGATGTttcacattatgcat gTTGTACCAGCCACAAAATATAT ataccatgtgcacatgcttgtgcggTGTTGGAGAAGAAGAATTTTGAGAAGGGGCCATACTGCTGtgatttgtttaaaccaaaaactgTTTTGAAGACATATGATGTTCCCATCTACCCGTTGCCACACAAAGATGACTGGCTAATTTCAGAGAGCGTACTTGATGAAATAGTACTGCCTCCAAATTTCAAAAGACCTTCAGGAAGACCTGCAGAGAAGGATCGTGGAAAATCAGGCCGgaatatgtttggaaagaagaacatcaactcatgcgGTGCTTGTGtggctaagggtcacaataggcgttcttgtaggaaatatcaAAAATGA
- the LOC107864220 gene encoding protein NRT1/ PTR FAMILY 5.2 isoform X1: MIMATSQYVDENGHDDGYTKDGTVDLKGNPILRSKTGGWKACSFIVVYEVFERMAYYGISSNLVIYLTEKLHQGTVKSSNNVTNWVGTIWMTPILGAYFADAFLGRYWTFLIACGIYFLGMSLLTLAVSIHGLKPPPCANPTATDCKKASTLQLAVFFGALYTLAIGTGGTKPNISTIGADQFDEFHPKEKSQKLSFFNWWMFSIFLGTLFANTVLVYIQDNVGWSLGYGLPTLGLVISIMLFLAGSAFYRHKKPRGSPFTRMARVIIAALRKWNVQVPSDPKELYELDLGEYTKNGKVRIDSTPTLRFLNKACVKVDTTDPWMLCSVTQVEETKQMLRMIPILVATFIPSTMIAQINTLFVKQGTTLKRNIGNFSIPPASLHAFVTISLLVSVVLYDRFFMKIAKRLTKNPRGINILQRMGIGMAFHIVIMLVASFVERHRLSVAREHGLVESGKQVPLSIFILLPQFILMGTADAFLEVAKIEFFYDQAPEGMKSLGTSYSMTSLGVGNFISSFLLSTVSDITKKHGNHRGWILNNLNASHLDYYYAFLAILNLLNFIFFLFVSKFYVYKAEVSDSLAVLRQELEIGSKHRVTNSQEVSTNRHVNGST; this comes from the exons ATGATCATGGCAACTTCTCAATATGTGGATGAAAATGGACATGATGATGGATACACAAAAGATGGAACTGTGGATCTCAAAGGCAATCCTATTCTTAGATCAAAGACAGGTGGATGGAAAGCTTGCTCCTTCATTGTTG TATATGAGGTGTTCGAACGTATGGCATATTATGGGATATCATCAAACTTAGTAATATATTTAACAGAGAAGTTGCATCAAGGGACAGTGAAATCTTCAAACAATGTGACAAATTGGGTGGGGACTATATGGATGACTCCTATCTTAGGCGCCTACTTTGCTGACGCCTTTCTTGGACGTTATTGGACTTTCTTGATTGCTTGTGGCATTTATTTCTTG GGTATGTCACTACTAACACTAGCAGTATCAATCCATGGCCTAAAGCCACCTCCTTGTGCCAATCCAACTGCAACTGACTGCAAAAAAGCATCAACACTTCAACTAGCTGTCTTCTTTGGTGCACTCTACACCTTAGCCATCGGCACGGGTGGCACAAAGCCCAACATCTCGACGATAGGCGCCGACCAATTCGACGAATTTCACCCTAAggaaaaatcacaaaaacttTCATTTTTCAATTGGTGGATGTTCAGTATTTTCCTAGGGACACTATTTGCTAACACTGTGCTTGTGTACATTCAAGACAATGTGGGCTGGTCCCTTGGATATGGGCTTCCAACATTGGGCCTTGTTATATCTATAATGTTATTTTTGGCTGGATCAGCTTTTTATAGACATAAAAAGCCCAGAGGAAGCCCATTTACAAGAATGGCTAGAGTCATTATTGCTGCATTAAGGAAATGGAATGTTCAAGTTCCTAGTGATCCAAAAGAGTTGTATGAGCTTGATTTGGGAGAATATACCAAGAACGGAAAAGTTAGAATTGACTCCACTCCCACTTTAAG GTTTTTGAATAAAGCTTGTGTTAAAGTAGATACAACTGATCCATGGATGTTATGTTCAGTTACTCAAGTGGAAGAGACTAAGCAAATGCTAAGAATGATACCAATCTTGGTTGCAACATTCATTCCAAGCACAATGATAGCTCAAATCAACACACTTTTTGTCAAGCAAGGCACAACTCTTAAGAGAAACATTGGTAATTTCAGCATCCCTCCAGCTAGTCTACATGCTTTCGTTACCATATCGTTGTTAGTGTCCGTTGTGCTCTATGACCGATTCTTCATGAAAATCGCgaaaagattgacaaaaaatCCAAGAGGTATAAACATACTTCAGAGAATGGGAATTGGAATGGCTTTCCATATTGTGATCATGTTAGTTGCATCGTTCGTTGAGAGGCATAGGCTTAGTGTAGCTAGGGAACATGGTCTAGTTGAAAGTGGAAAACAAGTACCGTTATCTATATTCATTTTGTTACCTCAATTCATTCTTATGGGAACAGCTGATGCATTCTTGGAAGTTGCCAAGATTGAGTTTTTCTATGATCAAGCACCAGAAGGCATGAAAAGTCTAGGAACTTCTTATTCAATGACTAGTCTTGGTGTTGGGAATTTCATTAGTAGCTTCTTGCTATCGACAGTTTCTGATATTACCAAAAAGCATGGGAATCACAGAGGATGGATACTAAACAACCTGAATGCATCTCATCTTGACTATTACTACGCGTTCTTGGCGATACTCAACTTATTGAACTTCATCTTTTTCCTGTTTGTTAGCAAGTTTTATGTGTACAAAGCTGAAGTCTCTGATTCACTGGCTGTGCTAAGGCAAGAATTGGAGATCGGATCAAAACATCGTGTAACTAATAGCCAAGAAGTTTCAACCAACAGACACGTTAATGGTTCTACATAG